A single window of Zootoca vivipara chromosome 17, rZooViv1.1, whole genome shotgun sequence DNA harbors:
- the PEX11B gene encoding peroxisomal membrane protein 11B, translating into MDSWVRFSAQSQAKERVFRAAQYACTLLGYSLQKYGASPDFIARIKQLEAHMSLGRKLFRLGNSSDALEAAKRAIHLSDMVLRFCITVSHLNRAMYFACDNILWAGKSGLVPHMDQEKWSQRSFRYYLFALIMNLSRDAYEIRLLMEHEANGKCQRGGGGDSPRVGEDHRLQQLTLRLKLQVRLLCHVLRDNPPLLLDLAKNACDIFIPMDKLGLYKTNPGFVGLCGLTSSVISILTIVFPWLKLKP; encoded by the exons atgGATTCCTGGGTGCGATTCAGCGCCCAGAGCCAAGCCAAGGAGCGGGTCTTCAG GGCTGCCCAGTATGCCTGCACTCTCCTTGGCTACTCACTGCAGAAGTATGGGGCCAGCCCTGATTTCATTGCTAGGATCAAGCAGCTGGAGGCTCACATGAGCTTGGGGCGCAAGT TGTTCCGGCTGGGGAATTCTTCAGATGCCCTGGAGGCGGCCAAACGGGCCATCCACCTGTCAGACATGGTCCTTCGCTTCTGCATCACTGTCAGCCATCTAAACAGAGCCATGTATTTCGCCTGTGACAACATCCTGTGGGCAGGGAAATCAGGTCTCGTTCCGCACATGGACCAGGAGAAATGGAGCCAGCGGTCTTTcag GTATTACCTCTTTGCACTGATCATGAACCTGAGCAGGGACGCCTATGAGATCCGGCTGCTGATGGAGCATGAGGCGAACGGGAAGTGCCAGCGAGGCGGTGGTGGAGACAGCCCCAGAGTGGGGGAAGACCACCGGCTCCAGCAGCTGACCTTGAGGCTGAAGCTGCAGGTCCGCCTCCTGTGTCACGTACTGAGAGACAACCCCCCTCTGCTCCTGGACCTGGCGAAAAACGCCTGCGACATTTTTATCCCCATGGACAAGCTGGGCCTGTACAAGACCAACCCAGGGTTCGTGGGGCTCTGCGGCTTGACATCTTCCGTCATCTCCATCCTTACCATTGTCTTCCCATGGCTGAAGCTGAAGCCTTGA